One Lycium barbarum isolate Lr01 chromosome 5, ASM1917538v2, whole genome shotgun sequence genomic window carries:
- the LOC132641382 gene encoding transcription factor LHW-like, whose protein sequence is MEEQLSSLAVTHLLQHSLRSLCIHENSQWVYAVFWRILPRNYPPPKWDSQGGAYDRSRGNRRNWILVWEDGFCNFAASTAEMNASECPGSSANYGEYQHYQGLQPELFFKMSHEIYNYGEGIIGKVAADHSHKWIYKEPNEQEINFLSAWHNSADSHPRTWEAQFHSGIKTIALIAVREGVIQLGAVHKVIEDLSYVVLLRKKFSYIESIPGVLLPHPSSSAYPFKVDGYGVPPDAWHFQANLAAAAPAPAELYEHFNQHQHVKITPSMSSLEALLSKLPSVVPADAAGMTGPTPAYYEYQPQYRSSVEMLGLEKVTKEEYDEEEENDNEEKNRNNHTSNEKLDHHGGESSGSMSSYSHHHYHQQQHYGYHHDLNVSSSMPNNGY, encoded by the exons ATGGAAGAACAACTTAGCTCTTTAGCAGTTACTCATCTTCTTCAACACTCTCTAAGGAGTTTGTGTATTCATGAAAACTCTCAATGGGTTTATGCTGTATTTTGGAGAATCTTGCCCAGAAACTACCCTCCTCCCAA ATGGGATAGCCAAGGAGGAGCATATGATAGGTCAAGAGGGAATAGAAGGAACTG GATCTTGGTATGGGAAGATGGTTTTTGCAATTTTGCAGCATCAACGGCTGAGATGAATGCCAGTGAATGTCCAGGATCTTCTGCTAATTATGGagaatatcaacattatcaaGGGCTTCAACCTGAGCTCTTTTTCAAAATGTCACATGAAATTTACAACTATGGAGAAGG TATAATTGGAAAAGTAGCAGCAGATCACAGTCATAAATGGATCTACAAAGAACCTAATGAACAAGAAATCAACTTCTTGTCTGCATGGCACAACTCTGCTGATTCT cATCCTAGAACTTGGGAAGCTCAGTTCCATTCTGGTATAAAG ACTATAGCTTTGATTGCTGTTAGAGAAGGTGTCATTCAGTTGGGAGCTGTTCATAAG GTTATTGAAGACCTGAGCTATGTGGTGTTGTTAAGAAAGAAGTTTAGTTACATTGAAAGCATTCCAGGAGTATTATTGCCACATCCATCTTCATCAGCATATCCTTTCAAGGTGGATGGGTACGGAGTGCCACCGGACGCGTGGCATTTCCAAGCTAATTTAGCAGCAGCAGCTCCAGCACCAGCCGAATTGTACGAACATTTCAATCAACATCAACACGTGAAGATCACGCCATCAATGAGCAGCTTGGAAGCGCTTCTTTCCAAGCTGCCCTCCGTTGTTCCAGCAGATGCTGCTGGAATGACGGGTCCAACACCCGCCTATTATGAGTACCAACCCCAATATAGGTCTAGTGTTGAAATGTTGGGGTTGGAGAAAGTGACAAAAGAGGAATATGATGAAGAGGAGGAGAACGATAATGAAGAAAAAAATAGGAATAATCATACTAGTAATGAGAAATTAGATCATCATGGTGGAGAGAGTAGTGGTTCAATGTCATCTTATagtcatcaccattatcatcaacaacaacattatggTTATCATCATGATTTGAATGTAAGTAGCAGCATGCCCAATAATGGATATTAG